In Desulfovibrio gilichinskyi, a genomic segment contains:
- a CDS encoding membrane lipoprotein lipid attachment site-containing protein codes for MKKTIFLLIMIAALTACGAKTPHENSHYQDIDPAAKFRINPTIDESGFRYVKGTDSADLFKSLNFLDISSNTSVALMEELKKNNLFDETGSSPYSITVTVKEYKPGNAFGRWVFPGFAPTELSTQSVILLSDKPVQVINSYDSVYIWDSFGSDTDEFWDSFTVNAWEYIFQNVAQKEVKELRNVMGILDNSN; via the coding sequence ATGAAAAAAACAATTTTTTTATTAATAATGATTGCAGCCCTTACTGCTTGCGGAGCTAAAACTCCTCATGAAAATTCTCACTATCAAGATATCGATCCTGCAGCTAAATTTAGGATTAATCCCACTATTGATGAATCAGGATTTCGTTATGTTAAAGGGACTGATTCCGCTGATTTATTTAAGAGCCTTAATTTTTTAGATATTTCTTCAAATACATCTGTAGCTCTTATGGAAGAATTGAAAAAAAATAATTTATTCGATGAAACTGGCTCTTCTCCATATTCTATTACTGTTACAGTAAAGGAATATAAGCCGGGAAATGCGTTTGGAAGGTGGGTGTTCCCAGGGTTTGCTCCGACTGAATTGTCAACACAAAGTGTTATTTTATTAAGTGATAAACCTGTCCAAGTGATTAATTCGTATGATTCAGTGTATATTTGGGACTCTTTTGGCAGTGATACAGATGAATTTTGGGATTCTTTTACTGTGAATGCATGGGAATATATTTTTCAAAATGTAGCTCAAAAAGAAGTAAAAGAACTTCGGAACGTTATGGGAATACTCGATAATTCTAATTAA